A part of Bacillus thuringiensis genomic DNA contains:
- the etfA gene encoding electron transfer flavoprotein subunit alpha encodes MARKVLVMGEVRDGSLRNVSFEAVAAAKTIAEGGEVVGLLVGDSVASFANELIHYGADRVVTVENDKLKSYTSDGYAQAFLAVYAEENPEGIVFGHTALGKDLSPKLAAKLEAGLVSDVTALEVEGGNVIFTRPIYSGKAFEKKIVTDGILFATVRPNNIAMLEKDESRSGDVSSITVDVKDLRTIIQNVVRKTAEGVDLSEAKVIIAGGRGVKSEEGFKPLKELADVLGGAVGASRGACDAEYCDYSLQIGQTGKVVTPDLYIACGISGAIQHLAGMSNSKIIVAINKDPEASIFKVADYGIVGDLFEVLPLLTEEFKKLKVHS; translated from the coding sequence ATGGCTCGTAAAGTATTGGTAATGGGTGAAGTTCGTGATGGATCGCTACGTAACGTTTCGTTTGAAGCGGTAGCAGCAGCAAAAACAATTGCAGAAGGCGGTGAGGTAGTAGGTCTTCTAGTTGGAGACAGCGTTGCCTCTTTTGCAAATGAATTGATTCATTACGGTGCAGATCGCGTTGTGACAGTTGAAAATGATAAATTAAAATCATATACATCTGATGGGTATGCACAAGCATTTTTAGCTGTATATGCTGAAGAAAATCCAGAGGGTATTGTATTTGGACATACAGCACTTGGTAAAGATTTATCACCAAAATTAGCAGCGAAGCTTGAAGCTGGTCTAGTTTCTGACGTGACTGCTTTAGAAGTTGAAGGTGGAAATGTTATCTTTACTCGTCCAATTTACTCTGGTAAAGCGTTTGAGAAGAAGATTGTAACAGACGGTATCTTATTTGCGACAGTGCGTCCAAATAACATTGCAATGCTTGAAAAAGATGAGTCTCGCAGTGGTGACGTATCTTCTATTACAGTAGATGTGAAAGACCTACGTACAATTATTCAAAATGTCGTCCGTAAGACGGCAGAAGGTGTTGACCTTTCTGAAGCAAAAGTTATTATCGCTGGCGGACGCGGTGTGAAGAGTGAAGAAGGATTCAAGCCATTAAAAGAGTTAGCTGACGTATTGGGCGGCGCTGTTGGAGCATCTCGTGGTGCTTGTGACGCTGAGTATTGCGATTACTCATTACAAATTGGTCAAACTGGTAAAGTTGTTACGCCAGACTTATACATTGCATGCGGTATTTCTGGTGCGATTCAGCATTTAGCTGGTATGTCTAACTCAAAAATAATCGTTGCGATTAATAAAGACCCAGAAGCAAGTATCTTCAAAGTAGCTGACTATGGTATTGTTGGCGATTTATTTGAAGTCTTACCTCTTTTAACAGAAGAGTTTAAAAAGTTAAAAGTACATTCATGA
- the trxA gene encoding thioredoxin yields MAIVNANDQSFAAETSEGVVLLDFWAPWCGPCKMIAPVLEEIDAELGEKVKVVKVDVDENQETARQFEVMSIPALFVLKDGKVVDQALGYKPKEALVELVSKHF; encoded by the coding sequence ATGGCAATTGTAAACGCAAATGACCAAAGCTTCGCAGCTGAAACTAGCGAAGGTGTTGTATTATTAGATTTCTGGGCACCTTGGTGTGGACCTTGTAAAATGATCGCTCCTGTATTAGAGGAAATTGATGCAGAACTAGGCGAAAAAGTAAAAGTAGTAAAAGTAGACGTGGATGAAAACCAAGAAACTGCTCGTCAATTCGAAGTAATGAGTATTCCAGCTCTATTCGTATTAAAAGACGGTAAAGTAGTTGATCAAGCGTTAGGTTACAAACCGAAAGAAGCGTTAGTAGAATTAGTTTCTAAACACTTCTAA